From the genome of Streptomyces sp. V1I1, one region includes:
- a CDS encoding lysylphosphatidylglycerol synthase transmembrane domain-containing protein yields the protein MVPIAAVGLWAAQHWPLIAAGGSELLSANQRWLLVAAALTVLGWVAVSFTRQGATLEPLPAVRLFVTQFAAGAANHLLPAGLGAGTVNLRFLQRCGLSLSRSSAALALHMLAAGTGRIALLLVLLAASPNALRLEGLMPDAAGPLLLVAGCLVCAVAVTLGTVRPLRRAVRAFVGTALSDARSVHSRPTRVLALWGGALAYPTIQAAGLVAVAMALDVSVPMVHIGIAYLAGSTLAAVVPTPGGIGSVDAGLVIALVTTGVSIAVATSVVLGYRIITVWLPLVPGALVLGVLVRSKVI from the coding sequence ATGGTGCCGATCGCTGCCGTCGGCCTCTGGGCGGCCCAGCACTGGCCTCTCATCGCGGCCGGCGGCAGCGAACTCCTCTCGGCCAACCAGCGCTGGCTGCTGGTGGCCGCCGCACTCACCGTGCTCGGCTGGGTCGCCGTCTCCTTCACACGGCAGGGAGCGACCCTCGAACCGCTCCCCGCGGTGCGGCTCTTCGTGACGCAGTTCGCCGCCGGAGCCGCCAACCATCTCCTCCCGGCGGGCCTCGGCGCGGGCACGGTCAATCTGCGTTTTCTCCAGCGCTGCGGGCTCTCGCTGTCGCGGTCCTCAGCCGCTCTGGCCCTGCACATGCTGGCGGCGGGCACTGGCCGCATCGCTCTGCTGCTCGTGCTGCTCGCCGCCTCTCCGAACGCGCTGCGACTGGAGGGCCTCATGCCGGACGCGGCAGGCCCGCTGCTGCTCGTGGCGGGATGCCTGGTCTGCGCGGTGGCGGTGACGCTTGGGACGGTACGGCCGCTGCGCAGGGCCGTCCGCGCGTTCGTCGGCACCGCGCTGAGCGACGCGCGCTCGGTGCACAGCAGGCCCACGAGAGTGCTGGCCCTGTGGGGCGGTGCGCTGGCCTATCCCACCATTCAGGCTGCGGGACTGGTCGCCGTGGCGATGGCACTGGACGTGTCCGTGCCGATGGTCCACATCGGGATCGCCTACCTTGCCGGAAGCACCCTGGCCGCTGTCGTACCGACGCCTGGCGGCATCGGCTCGGTGGACGCGGGGCTCGTCATCGCCCTTGTCACCACCGGGGTTTCGATCGCGGTGGCCACGTCCGTGGTCCTCGGGTACCGGATCATCACGGTGTGGCTGCCACTGGTTCCCGGCGCCCTGGTGCTCGGTGTCCTGGTCCGCTCGAAGGTGATCTGA
- a CDS encoding flavodoxin family protein: MPATTYRYDGLRALFVNCTLKRSPETSNTEGLIEKSRAVLDQNGVATEVIRAVDHDIATGVWPDMTEHGWESDSWPQLYEKVMAADMLILCGPIWLGDNSSVMKQVVERLYACSSILNDRGQYAYYGRVGGCLITGNEDGVKHCAMNVLYSLQHLGYTIPPQADAGWIGEAGPGPSYLDPGSGGPENDFTNRNTTFMTWNLMHLGAMLKQAGGIPAHGNQRSEWDAGCREDYPNPEHR; this comes from the coding sequence ATGCCCGCGACGACGTACCGCTACGACGGGCTGCGCGCCCTGTTCGTCAACTGCACGCTCAAGCGCTCCCCGGAGACCAGCAACACCGAGGGCCTGATCGAAAAGAGCCGCGCCGTCCTGGACCAGAACGGCGTCGCGACCGAGGTGATCCGCGCTGTGGACCACGACATCGCGACCGGTGTCTGGCCCGATATGACCGAGCACGGCTGGGAGAGTGACTCCTGGCCACAGCTGTACGAAAAGGTCATGGCCGCTGACATGCTCATCCTCTGCGGGCCCATCTGGCTCGGCGACAACAGTTCCGTGATGAAGCAGGTCGTCGAGCGCCTCTACGCCTGCTCCAGCATCCTCAACGACCGTGGGCAGTACGCGTATTACGGCCGAGTCGGCGGCTGTCTGATCACCGGCAACGAGGACGGCGTCAAACACTGCGCAATGAACGTCCTCTACAGCCTCCAGCACCTCGGCTACACGATTCCGCCGCAGGCCGACGCCGGCTGGATCGGCGAAGCCGGTCCGGGCCCGTCCTACCTGGACCCGGGTTCGGGCGGCCCGGAGAACGACTTCACCAATCGCAACACGACCTTCATGACGTGGAACCTCATGCATCTCGGCGCAATGCTGAAGCAGGCGGGCGGCATCCCGGCCCACGGCAACCAGCGCTCCGAATGGGACGCCGGCTGCCGCGAGGACTATCCCAACCCCGAACACCGCTGA
- a CDS encoding carbonic anhydrase produces MILNRHQPVPAGTGRRALLRAALAGTATVGAGLTLGTRPATAGPRIPAARAQQLTPDEALRALSAGNGRWRRFHQQHPHESPSVRQTLVSGQHPFAVILGCIDSRVPPELVFDQGLGDLLTVRSAGEVLDEAVLGSIAYGVLELDIPLILVLGHQSCGAVSAAVHADETGEQLPAHIQYLAEQIRPAIDHSQHGDARVDSTVTRNVGLVRSRLAAEPDLADKVAAGDLAIVGARYELRSQLVHAVR; encoded by the coding sequence ATGATTCTGAACCGACACCAGCCCGTTCCTGCCGGTACGGGACGCCGCGCTCTGCTCCGTGCCGCCCTCGCGGGAACCGCCACTGTCGGAGCGGGCCTCACACTCGGCACCAGACCCGCCACGGCGGGACCCCGAATACCGGCCGCGCGCGCACAGCAACTCACCCCGGACGAGGCGCTGCGCGCGTTGTCCGCCGGCAACGGGCGGTGGCGCAGATTCCACCAGCAGCACCCTCACGAGTCCCCGTCCGTGCGCCAGACGCTCGTGTCGGGTCAGCACCCCTTCGCGGTCATCCTGGGGTGCATCGACTCGCGCGTACCGCCGGAGCTGGTCTTCGACCAGGGACTCGGCGACCTGCTGACGGTGCGGTCCGCCGGCGAGGTCCTGGACGAAGCCGTTCTGGGCTCCATCGCCTATGGCGTACTGGAACTGGACATCCCGTTGATCCTGGTCCTCGGGCACCAGTCGTGCGGCGCGGTGTCCGCGGCCGTCCACGCGGACGAGACCGGAGAACAGCTTCCCGCACACATCCAGTACCTGGCCGAGCAGATACGCCCGGCCATAGACCACAGCCAGCACGGCGACGCCCGCGTCGACTCCACCGTCACGCGCAACGTCGGCCTGGTCCGCTCACGCCTCGCCGCCGAGCCCGACCTCGCCGACAAGGTGGCGGCAGGGGACCTGGCCATCGTCGGAGCCCGCTACGAGCTGCGTTCACAACTCGTCCACGCGGTCCGCTGA